ATCTCCAGCAGCACCGAGCCGTCGTGCTCCCATCCGCCGCCGATGACCACCTGGGTGTGCGGCGGCGAGAACGCGGTGGCGTTGTCCAGCAACTCGGCGACGAGCCGCCCCAGGTCGCCGGCCGCGTACCCGGTCACGTCGACGGGAGGCGTCGGGTGGACGAGCACGCGCTGGTAGCGCTCGATCTCGGAGACGGAGCTCCGCAGCACCGTGTCCAGCGACACACGCTGGCGGGACGAGCGCAGCAGCGTGCTGCCGCACAGCACCATCATGTTCTCGTTGTTGCGCCGCATACGGGTTGCCAGGTGGTCGAGTGTGAAGAGGCTGGCCAGCTGGTCCGGGTCCTCCTCGCGCCGTTCGAGCTGCTCCATCAGCAGCAGCAGGCGGTCCACCAGGCTCTGGCTGCGCCGGGAGAGGTTGACGAGGGTGTTCCTGAGGTCACCGCGCAGGCCGGCCTGCTCCGCCGCCAGGCGCACGGCCTGGGAGTGCACCGTGTCGAAGGCCCTGGCGAGCTGGCCGAACTCCTCCGTGGTGTGCACCGGCACGACGTCCACCTCGGCGTTCGTCGTCTGCCCCTCGCGCATGCTCATGACCGCGGCGGGCAGCCGGTGCTCCGCCACGTCGAGTGCCGTCGTCCGCAGGACGGTCAGCGACCGCAGCAGGTGCCGGCCGATCGCGAGGCCGATGGCGAAGGCGAGCAGCAGCACCGCGAAGACGAGCACGGACGCCATGCCCGCGCGGTCGCTGGCCTGGTCCTGCAACTGGGCCGAGGTGGTGCGCAACGAGCGGGTGAGGTCGTCCCCCACCTTGTCGAGGAGCATTCCGGTGTCTTCCGAGGCGTGGTTCCACTTCTCGACCTGGAGCGGCAGCGAGGTGGTGCCGACCTGCTGTGCGGCCGCCCCGGGGGTCATGGCCAGCGCCTTGTTCACCGTCCGCTCGCGCCAGTCGACGGACGGCCCAGTGACCGTCCGCTGGTAGTCTTTCAGCTCCTCGGGGGCGGCCACGGTCCGGAAGTCGCCGAGGCCGTCCCGCATGCGGATGTCGGACTCCTGGAGATCCCTCAGGAGCGCCGGGGTCATCGAGTGGCCCGGGCTGGCCGCCTGCAGCACGATCACGTGCTGGAGGTGGACCTGCTCCACGATCGCCTCCAGGTCGTACAACGTCGTTGCCGACCTGGAGAGCTGGGGAACGCTGAAGGGGCTGAAGAGCGCCTGGTCCAGGTTGAGCACGCCCGTGATGATCGTGCTGTAGTCGCTGAGCGCGGTCCAGGAGGCGATGTGCCCGGACGCCACCTGCGCGCGCAGAGCGGGCAGGCGGGTCAGGAGGTGGGCGGCGTCCCGATAGCGGTTCGCCGCGACACCGTGGAGGGAGACCTCCCGGTTCCTGGTGCTCGTGACGGCCTTTCGGGCGCTGTCGACGCGGCTCGTCTGCATCCGCAGATCGGATGGTTCAAGGTGAACGCTGTCGCCCAGCCGCTCGACGGACATGGTGCGTTCCATCTGGAGGGTGTCCAGCAGGGTCCGCAGCTCGCTACGCATCTTGACCAGATGCTGCATGTCCGAGAAGGAGTTGGCCTGCTTGACGTCTCCCCGGATCTGGACGACGCCCAGGCCGACGGCGAGCACGGCCGGCACCATCAGCACCGCCCCGAGCTTCACCAGCAGCCGCCAGTTCCGCCACTGCACGAGCGGGGCCCACCGCGATGGCCGGACCGGCCGCATGGCCGCGTGCCTCGCCGCGGTCACGAGCTGAGCTCCGCAGTCGGAACGGTTTGCTCACAGGGACCTATCACGGTGGCGTTTCTCCTGGGTTTCCCCTGAACAGGACGTGGAATGTCCGGCGGCAAAGGGCGATGCCGGCGAGGTGGAGCGAACTACCCGCGGTCACGCCACGTGGGCGAACCTAGGAGCGGGCATATGCCCGCGCCCTCGTCCCCCTGGGCCGGCCGGTGGGGGAGCATCTCAGGAATGCTAAGGGAAGGCCCAGGCAAGGGGGCGGGGGGGACCAGGCAACGCGGGGAGTACGTGCCGGAAAATCCATTGATTGCTCCACCTCCCCCTCTCGGGCTCGACCCGATCCGGCTGGTTATGTGCCTGCCCGTCAAGCTCTGGGTTGCGCGGATGAGTTTAGGGCAGCTAACGGGACGGTAACAAGCCGATCCCCGGCTCCACCTGAGCGGTGGCGGGCAATCCCGCAGTCGCGAGTTCGCTTTTACCGGCGGGCCGAGGAGCGGCACCGCACGCCCACATGTTCGATATGTGTAAACACCCAACCAGCGGCGGATCAAGCCTCTTTAAACTCCTGACCGCATGGCGGCCGAGGGGTGTGCGGCGCAGTGCCCGGAGGCGCCTCGAGGGAATCGTGTAGGTTCTGTGTGTATCCGGTGGGGGAGGGGGTGTTGTTTGACGGCGTGGGCCGCCTCACTACACTTTCCACGGCTCAACGGGCCACGGCTCACCCTTCCCGGCTCTCGCCACCGGAGCACCGGTCGGCCTTCCTGCCCGAACATCCGGGAGGGGAACCCGAATACCCCAGGAGGGGAAAGTGACCAAACCGGCGTGGTCGCCCACCGTCGAAACTTCCGAGCGGTCTGCCGGCCGGGAGTTCATGGACCCGCGCGGTGAACGGCAGTTCACGGACCTGCGTGGTGAGGGGCGGTTCACGGACCCCCGCGACGAGGCCGGGCCCGACTACGAGGCGATTCGGAACAGCCCGGATTTCGTGCGGCTGCGCAGAAGGCTGCGGCTGTTCGTCTTTCCGATGAGCCTGCTCTTCTTCTTCTGGTACATGACGTTCGCTCTGCTGTCCGCCTACGCCCACACGTTCATGAGCCACAAGCTGGTGGGCGAAATCAACACCGGCACGGTCCTGGGCCTGATGCAGTTCGTGACCACCCTCGCGATCGTCATGGCGTACCAGCGATTCGCCCGGAAGAGGATCGATCCGCAGGTGGACAGGATCAACGAACTGGCGGGAGCCGGCAGTAAATGACATCGCAGCTCGCGGCTCCGGCCGCCGGTAGCCCCACGCTCAATCTGAGCGTGTTCCTGGTGTTCGTCTTCATCACCCTGTTCATCGTCTACAAGGCCACCACCAGAAACCAGACGACGTCCGACTACTACGCCGCGGGCAGCGCCTTCACCGGTCTGCAGAACGGCGTCGCGATGTCCGGCGACTTCCTCTCCGCCGCTTCCTTCCTCGGTATTTCCGGGGCCATCGCGGTCCATGGCTACGACGGGTTCCTCTACTCCGTCGGATGGGTCGTCGCCTGGCTGGTCGCCCTCCTGCTCATCGGCGAGAGGCTGCGCAACACCGGGCGCTTCACCATGGGCGACGTGATGGCCTTCCGCATGAGGCAGCGCCCGGTGCGGGCCGCGGCGGCCAACGCCACCCTGGTGATCACGTTCTTCTACATGCTCGCCCAGATGGCCGGCGCCGGCGGGCTGATCGCCCTGCTGCTGGACGTGCACACCAGGGCCGGGCAGGCGCTTCTCATCACGGGCGTGGGAATCGTCATGGTCTTCTACGTCCTGGTGGGCGGGATGAAGGGCACCACCTGGGTGCAGATCATCAAGGCCAGCCTGCTGCTGGTGAGCGTGACCTTCATGACGGTCTTCCTCATCGGCAAGTTCGGATTCAACCTCTCCTCGCTCCTGGAACAGGCCACCCAGCACAGCCCGTTGGGCGAGAAGCTGCTCCAGCCGGGCAGCTCCTACGGCGCGACCTCGATCAGCCGGCTCGACTTCGTCTCGCTGGCCCTGTCGCTGGTCCTCGGCACCTCCAGCCTGCCGCACGTGCTGATGCGCTTCTACACCGTGCCCACCGCCAAGGAGGCACGCAGCTCGGTGGTGTGGTGCTCCTGGTCGATGGTCACGTTCTACCTGGCGATCCTGATCGTCGGGTACAGCGCCACGGCCCTGGTCGGCTCCGACGCCATCGTCCACGCACCGGGCGGGGAGAACTCCGCGGCGCCCCTGCTCGCCTTCCACATCGGTGGAGTGGTGCTCCTGGGGATCGTCTCGGCGGTGGCCTTCGCGACGATCCTCGCGGTGGTGGCCGGGCTGACCCTGGCGGCCTCGGCCTCGTTCGCCCACGACGTCTACGCCAACGTGATCCGGCGCGGGAAGGCCGATCCCCGCTCCGAGGTACGGGTCGCCCGCCTGACCGCGATCGCGGTCGGCTTCCTGGCCATCGTCGGAGGCATCGTGGCCGACGGCCAGAACGTCGCCTTCCTCGTGTCGCTGGCCCTGGCGCTCGCCGCGTCCGCCAACCTGCCGACGATGCTCTACACGCTGTACTGGAAGCGCTTCAACACCTCGGGAACGCTGTGGAGCATCTACGGCGGCCTGGGGTCCTGCCTCGTGCTCATCCTCTTCTCGCCGGCGGTCTCGGGCACCTCCACGTCGATCGTCACGGGCGTCGACTTCCACTGGTTCCCGCTCACCAACCCGGGCCTCGTGTCGATTCCGCTCTCCTTCGTGTGCGGATTCCTCGGCACCGTGTTCAGCAGGCACCCCGGGGACCCGGACAAGCACGCGGAGATGGAAGTGCGTGCGCTGACCGGGATCGGCGCCGGGTCCTAGCCGGGCTGCCCGCTCGGGGCCGCCGGCTCGGGGCCGACCGCTGCCGGTCATGGCCGTCGCGGTGGGGCGCTTCGGCCTCTCGTCCCGTCCGAGGGCTTGACGGGCGGTGCCCCCCGCGTCCTTCCTGAAGGCCTGACGGATGGTGATCCGTGGGGTACGGGGTAGGTGGTGGGCGACGGGCCGGCCGCTGGACGGCGCCCGGCTCGGGGGCGGCCCCGGACGGAGAGCGAGAGGTTGAGCGCGATGAGTGTGTCTGGCCCGGCCGAGGCGTCGAGCGCGCCCGCGTTGCTGTCGTACGCGAGCGGAACCTCCACGGTCCCCCTGCTCGGGGACACGATCGGGGCGAACCTGGACAGGACGGCCGCGCGGGTGGGCGACCACGAGGCGCTGGTCGAGTGCGCCACCGGCCGGCGCTGGAGCTATCCGCGGCTGGTCGCCGACGTCGACGCGTGCGCGCTCGGCCTGGACGCGCTCGGCGTGGGCAAGGGGGACCGGGTCGGCATCTGGGCGCCGAACTGCGCCGAGTGGGCCTTCGTCCAGTACGGGACGGCCAAGCTCGGCGCGATCATGGTCAACATCAACCCGGCCTACCGCACGCACGAGCTGGCGTACGTGCTGGGGCAGGCGGGCATCTCGGTGCTGGTCAGCGCGCCGTCGTTCAAGACCGGCGACTACCGCGCGATGGTCGCCGAGGTGCGCGGCGACTGCCCCGAGCTGCGCGAGGTCGTGTTCGTCGGCGACCCCGAGTGGGAGCGGCTGATGGAGACCGGCCGCGCCGGCGACCGCGGCCTGCTGGCCCGGCGCGAGCAGGAGCTGTCAGCCGACGACCCGATCAACATCCAGTACACGTCCGGGACCACCGGCTTCCCGAAGGGCGCCACGCTCACCCATCACAACCTCCTCAACAACGGCTTCTTCGTCGGCGAGGGCTGCTCCTACACCGAGGCCGACCGGGTGTGCATACCGGTGCCCTACTACCACTGCTTCGGCATGGGCATGGGCAACCTGGCCTGCACCTCGCACGGCGCGACGGCGGTCATCCCGGCCCCCGGCTTCGACCCGGCCGCCACCCTCCGGGCGGTGCAGGAGGAGCGCTGCACCTCGCTGTACGGGGTGCCCACGATGTTCATCGCCGAGCTGGGCCTGCCGGACTTCTCCGACTACGACCTCTCCTCCCTGCGCACGGGGATCATGGCCGGATCGCCCTGCCCCGTGGAGGTGATGAACCGGGTCGTGCGGGAGATGGGCATGACCGAGGTGGCCATCTGCTACGGCATGACCGAGACCTCGCCGGTCTCGACGCAGACCGGTGCGGACGACTCCCTCGCCCGGCGCACCTCCACCGTCGGCCGGGTGCACCCGCACCTGGAGGTCAAGGTCGTCGACCCGGCGACCGGGCTGACCGCCCCGCGCGGGACGCCGGGCGAACTCTGCACCCGCGGCTACTCGGTGATGCGCGGCTACTGGAACGAGCCGGACAGGACCGCCGAGGTCATCGACGCCGCGCGCTGGATGCACACCGGCGACCTCGCGGTGATGGACGACGAGGGCTACGTCAACATCGTCGGCCGGATCAAGGACATGGTCATCCGGGGCGGGGAGAACGTCTATCCCCGGGAGATCGAGGAGTTCCTCCACACGCACCCCGACATCGTCGACGCCCAGGTGATCGGGGTGCCGGACGAGCGGTACGGCGAGGAGCTGATGGCCTGGGTGCGGCTGCGACCGGGCGCCGAGCCGCTGACGGCCGCCTCGCTGAGCGAGTTCTGCCGCGGCAAGCTGGCGCACTACAAGATCCCGCGGTACGTGAAGGTCGTCGACGACTTCCCGATGACCGTCACCGGCAAGATCCGCAAGGTCGAGATGCGCCAGGTGTCCGTCGAGGAACTCGGGCTCCAGGCGGTAGCGGCGATCCGCAACGCGTGAGGTCCGGGCGGGCGGCGAGGCGCGGGGTCGCGCGGGCCGGGTGGCGCGGTCCGCGAGGCGTGGGGGCTGCGCCGGGCGTGGGCGTAGAGCTGAGCGGAGTGCTCGGCGCCGAGCCGGAAGCCCGTCGTTCTCACCTCGGCTAAGGGGTCCTTGCACTGTGCCCGCCCGGCTCGCGCGGCCTGGCACCGCACCTCGCCGCGTTGCCGAAAAAGCCCTGGTAGCTCCTCCCCCACTCTCGGCTTCGCTCGCGCGGGGGGACCCCCATCGAGGACTCTCCGGCGCCTTGCGATGCTCCCCCACAGCCTGAAGGGCGTGGGTGGGGGTACCTCCCACGCCCGTTCAGGGCAGTGGGGAGTGCCCCCAGCACCAGACCGCGCGACCTGATCGGACGCTCATAGTGCAAGGACCCCTAAGGACGGATCCGGGCCACGCTCCGGCGAGGTGCGGCGCCGGCTCGGGCCCGGCTTCCCCGCAGGCGCGGCACACCGGCGCCGCTCGGCCCGTCAGCCCTCAGTCCGTCCGGGGCGCGGGGATCGGGAGTGGCGGATGCCTGCCTCGTACGTCTCCTTCAGATGGTGCAGAGTCCCGTCGAAGTGACGTGCCGCGTAGCTGGCATAGAGGATGTCGATCAGCAGGAGCTGTCCCCATTTGGAGGTGACGGACTCCCCGTACAACCCCTCTCCGGGGAGGTTCGAGGTGTACAGCGGGACGTCGCTGAGCTGGGCGACAGGACTGTCCTCGGCAGAGGTGATGCCGATGGAGGGGGCGCCGGTCCGCCGGGCCAGGCGCATCGCCTCGACGATCGAGCTGGACTTGCCGGAGTCGCTGATCCCGATCAGGACGTCCTGCGGGGTCAGGATCGTGGCCAGCATGACCTGGACACTCTGATCGCGATAGAGCAGGCACTTCTTGCCGGCCCGGGTGAACCGCAGGACCCCTTCCTCGGCGGCGATGCTGGAGGCGCCCATGCAGCAGAAGACCACCGTGGCCGCGTCCTGCAACAGGTCCACGGCCCGGCCGAGGGCCTCGCGGCTGACCTGCTGG
The nucleotide sequence above comes from Streptomyces sp. TS71-3. Encoded proteins:
- a CDS encoding MurR/RpiR family transcriptional regulator encodes the protein MVVPAEDAGNVLHLINSKLPYLPTALRTIGEHLQAHPQQAQAMTISQLASACRVAESTVSRFVRELGMDSYHALRVSLAEATFATRTSGARVGEGFVYEGILRGDEPASIVGKIERSSRQALAQTAQQVSREALGRAVDLLQDAATVVFCCMGASSIAAEEGVLRFTRAGKKCLLYRDQSVQVMLATILTPQDVLIGISDSGKSSSIVEAMRLARRTGAPSIGITSAEDSPVAQLSDVPLYTSNLPGEGLYGESVTSKWGQLLLIDILYASYAARHFDGTLHHLKETYEAGIRHSRSPRPGRTEG
- a CDS encoding cation acetate symporter; translation: MTSQLAAPAAGSPTLNLSVFLVFVFITLFIVYKATTRNQTTSDYYAAGSAFTGLQNGVAMSGDFLSAASFLGISGAIAVHGYDGFLYSVGWVVAWLVALLLIGERLRNTGRFTMGDVMAFRMRQRPVRAAAANATLVITFFYMLAQMAGAGGLIALLLDVHTRAGQALLITGVGIVMVFYVLVGGMKGTTWVQIIKASLLLVSVTFMTVFLIGKFGFNLSSLLEQATQHSPLGEKLLQPGSSYGATSISRLDFVSLALSLVLGTSSLPHVLMRFYTVPTAKEARSSVVWCSWSMVTFYLAILIVGYSATALVGSDAIVHAPGGENSAAPLLAFHIGGVVLLGIVSAVAFATILAVVAGLTLAASASFAHDVYANVIRRGKADPRSEVRVARLTAIAVGFLAIVGGIVADGQNVAFLVSLALALAASANLPTMLYTLYWKRFNTSGTLWSIYGGLGSCLVLILFSPAVSGTSTSIVTGVDFHWFPLTNPGLVSIPLSFVCGFLGTVFSRHPGDPDKHAEMEVRALTGIGAGS
- a CDS encoding nitrate- and nitrite sensing domain-containing protein — translated: MTAARHAAMRPVRPSRWAPLVQWRNWRLLVKLGAVLMVPAVLAVGLGVVQIRGDVKQANSFSDMQHLVKMRSELRTLLDTLQMERTMSVERLGDSVHLEPSDLRMQTSRVDSARKAVTSTRNREVSLHGVAANRYRDAAHLLTRLPALRAQVASGHIASWTALSDYSTIITGVLNLDQALFSPFSVPQLSRSATTLYDLEAIVEQVHLQHVIVLQAASPGHSMTPALLRDLQESDIRMRDGLGDFRTVAAPEELKDYQRTVTGPSVDWRERTVNKALAMTPGAAAQQVGTTSLPLQVEKWNHASEDTGMLLDKVGDDLTRSLRTTSAQLQDQASDRAGMASVLVFAVLLLAFAIGLAIGRHLLRSLTVLRTTALDVAEHRLPAAVMSMREGQTTNAEVDVVPVHTTEEFGQLARAFDTVHSQAVRLAAEQAGLRGDLRNTLVNLSRRSQSLVDRLLLLMEQLERREEDPDQLASLFTLDHLATRMRRNNENMMVLCGSTLLRSSRQRVSLDTVLRSSVSEIERYQRVLVHPTPPVDVTGYAAGDLGRLVAELLDNATAFSPPHTQVVIGGGWEHDGSVLLEIQDEGIGMSESDLAMANQRVATPGSADAPASRQLGLLVVGRLATRHGITVRFSSPPGRSGVRAEVRISATLVKTQAQSPTDRQGPMAERPLTGRIPGQANGDRLKRPHGSSASRTLPGDRGPAADRPAAGPAARRPAGRAAQQSGGENDLTQAGLPRRPSSAQSGPQVRAERPAASQGRAERPPTREGTAPGLAAGRAHSFLSSYQAGLRRARPDQTQNPSATGREKP
- a CDS encoding DUF485 domain-containing protein; this translates as MTKPAWSPTVETSERSAGREFMDPRGERQFTDLRGEGRFTDPRDEAGPDYEAIRNSPDFVRLRRRLRLFVFPMSLLFFFWYMTFALLSAYAHTFMSHKLVGEINTGTVLGLMQFVTTLAIVMAYQRFARKRIDPQVDRINELAGAGSK
- a CDS encoding AMP-binding protein; the encoded protein is MSVSGPAEASSAPALLSYASGTSTVPLLGDTIGANLDRTAARVGDHEALVECATGRRWSYPRLVADVDACALGLDALGVGKGDRVGIWAPNCAEWAFVQYGTAKLGAIMVNINPAYRTHELAYVLGQAGISVLVSAPSFKTGDYRAMVAEVRGDCPELREVVFVGDPEWERLMETGRAGDRGLLARREQELSADDPINIQYTSGTTGFPKGATLTHHNLLNNGFFVGEGCSYTEADRVCIPVPYYHCFGMGMGNLACTSHGATAVIPAPGFDPAATLRAVQEERCTSLYGVPTMFIAELGLPDFSDYDLSSLRTGIMAGSPCPVEVMNRVVREMGMTEVAICYGMTETSPVSTQTGADDSLARRTSTVGRVHPHLEVKVVDPATGLTAPRGTPGELCTRGYSVMRGYWNEPDRTAEVIDAARWMHTGDLAVMDDEGYVNIVGRIKDMVIRGGENVYPREIEEFLHTHPDIVDAQVIGVPDERYGEELMAWVRLRPGAEPLTAASLSEFCRGKLAHYKIPRYVKVVDDFPMTVTGKIRKVEMRQVSVEELGLQAVAAIRNA